The Saxibacter everestensis genome has a window encoding:
- a CDS encoding O-antigen ligase family protein, which translates to MKSISPKSTALAAAIAVLLFAVVFGVLSLGMAVWIPLLLLLATAVLFAVPVHALPALALVLFALLPLGYIAGVPATMGRFLTPAALTIVVALLRQRGRPAVNRIPRFWTVCAIALLLLSAASFIWSLDAQRSALWTATVAVVLFGFAHLSMRSTPQSVHALQRTWLCVGLILGVAAITEGLVQRSFLAALYARGASSGIGFTQHWDSIRATTTLGHPLMNGTFFATTAVYAIILTMRRRSKLALASGAVSAGGAIFSVSRSAAAAIAAGLIVGLLVCLASRQLPFGRKAVGLLVGVGAAAAVLFSPIIQSRSDSAEGSGSADARAVILDRALEFAGESNYLGVGAGMAQERAIMGGLNMPIENSYAGVLVSLGAAGTIIFVCLLATIALVAARRQAPEVVAAVCAFGTAIWAWPLVDNYPSALVMLGALAYIGFSGHRRSELIPDDARTLSALTISR; encoded by the coding sequence GTGAAGAGCATCTCGCCGAAATCCACAGCTCTCGCCGCTGCCATTGCGGTCCTGCTTTTCGCAGTCGTGTTCGGAGTCCTCTCGCTCGGAATGGCTGTGTGGATTCCACTTCTGCTCCTCCTTGCGACCGCCGTACTGTTCGCGGTTCCCGTGCATGCCCTTCCGGCGCTAGCTCTGGTCCTGTTCGCTCTCTTACCGCTCGGCTACATCGCAGGCGTCCCGGCCACGATGGGGCGATTTCTCACCCCTGCTGCTCTCACGATAGTCGTCGCACTGTTGCGCCAACGAGGAAGGCCTGCGGTCAATCGCATCCCACGATTCTGGACCGTATGCGCAATAGCGCTGCTCCTGCTCTCCGCCGCAAGCTTCATCTGGTCCCTCGATGCCCAGCGATCCGCCCTTTGGACAGCAACTGTGGCCGTCGTCCTTTTCGGTTTCGCCCACCTGTCGATGCGGAGCACACCGCAGTCCGTGCACGCACTGCAACGCACGTGGCTGTGCGTCGGACTAATCCTCGGTGTAGCCGCGATCACAGAGGGGCTCGTGCAGCGCTCCTTCCTCGCAGCACTCTACGCGCGAGGCGCGTCGTCGGGGATCGGCTTCACCCAACACTGGGATTCGATCCGGGCCACTACCACCCTCGGCCATCCGCTGATGAACGGAACATTCTTCGCCACGACCGCAGTGTACGCGATCATCCTCACGATGCGCCGAAGGTCCAAGCTCGCCCTCGCCAGCGGTGCTGTGTCTGCGGGGGGCGCGATCTTCTCGGTGTCCCGCAGCGCGGCGGCGGCTATCGCCGCCGGCTTGATCGTGGGGCTATTGGTCTGTCTCGCCTCCCGTCAGTTGCCTTTCGGACGGAAGGCAGTCGGTTTGCTCGTCGGAGTGGGTGCGGCCGCCGCCGTGCTGTTCTCACCGATCATCCAGAGCCGCTCGGATTCGGCGGAGGGGTCTGGTTCGGCTGACGCCCGCGCGGTCATCCTGGACCGCGCTCTCGAGTTCGCTGGAGAGTCGAACTACCTCGGTGTCGGCGCCGGGATGGCGCAGGAGCGCGCAATCATGGGTGGGCTAAACATGCCCATCGAGAACTCGTATGCCGGAGTGCTCGTAAGCCTGGGCGCAGCCGGTACCATCATCTTCGTCTGCCTTCTGGCCACGATCGCCCTCGTGGCCGCACGTCGGCAGGCGCCGGAGGTAGTCGCAGCCGTGTGCGCATTCGGAACGGCGATCTGGGCATGGCCGCTCGTCGACAACTATCCTTCTGCGCTGGTGATGCTCGGCGCGCTGGCCTACATCGGCTTCTCCGGACACCGCAGATCCGAACTGATTCCGGATGATGCGCGAACCCTGTCGGCGTTGACGATCAGCCGATGA